One Rhizobium sp. 9140 genomic region harbors:
- a CDS encoding questin oxidase family protein, translating into MTLQETAGDEIAALMAEMPHWGSEFDRTFANHAPMVLVALARIGGKPHALRTFFSYYRDTKKLLPFPQARSHLTVETWASLLGERQSEPELRLFFVGEVSRLGLDGALRHYLPQLAPGIAASAFHALMRTAYGVLEQDPDAVAVALGYWAATYLPLPAATGERPRTADPAEVLALTAEIAPLHGLPLHDLLWQNMRDAAAVPAFQPVVDWLEIGPDTMRRMAGTALALFAGTQHFAALHALTGLHWIRLVSAHCDAATTDTMLRVFWQGIAALMGELGFPVLPDATALDRWRHLPAPDWADIHAAAAESYDEHDISLAFSAFEEMAAYGDPLYRVVAARRLGMIGDYR; encoded by the coding sequence ATGACCCTTCAGGAAACCGCCGGGGACGAGATCGCCGCCCTGATGGCGGAGATGCCGCATTGGGGCTCGGAGTTCGACCGCACCTTCGCCAACCACGCACCCATGGTGCTGGTTGCGCTTGCCCGCATCGGCGGAAAGCCGCATGCACTGCGCACGTTCTTCTCCTACTATCGCGACACGAAGAAGCTCCTGCCCTTTCCGCAGGCCCGATCGCATCTCACCGTCGAAACATGGGCATCCCTTCTCGGCGAGCGGCAGAGCGAGCCGGAGCTGCGTTTGTTCTTCGTGGGTGAAGTCTCGCGTCTCGGGCTCGATGGCGCCTTGCGGCACTATCTCCCGCAGCTTGCCCCCGGCATTGCGGCAAGCGCTTTCCACGCGCTGATGCGCACGGCGTATGGCGTCCTGGAACAGGACCCCGATGCCGTCGCCGTCGCGCTCGGCTACTGGGCCGCCACATATCTGCCGCTTCCCGCAGCGACCGGGGAGAGACCCCGGACCGCCGACCCGGCGGAGGTGTTGGCGCTCACGGCGGAAATTGCACCGCTGCACGGTCTGCCGCTGCACGATCTCCTCTGGCAGAACATGCGCGATGCTGCCGCCGTGCCCGCCTTCCAGCCGGTGGTCGACTGGCTGGAGATCGGGCCGGACACGATGCGGCGCATGGCAGGCACGGCGCTCGCACTTTTTGCCGGAACCCAGCATTTTGCGGCGCTGCACGCCCTCACCGGACTGCACTGGATCCGCCTCGTTTCCGCACATTGCGATGCCGCGACGACGGACACGATGCTGCGGGTCTTCTGGCAGGGCATAGCCGCGCTCATGGGTGAACTGGGCTTCCCCGTTTTGCCGGATGCGACGGCACTCGACCGCTGGCGCCACCTGCCCGCGCCCGATTGGGCCGACATCCACGCCGCTGCCGCCGAGAGTTATGACGAACACGATATCAGCCTTGCCTTTTCCGCTTTCGAAGAGATGGCTGCCTATGGCGATCCGCTCTACAGGGTGGTGGCCGCCCGTCGTCTCGGGATGATCGGAGACTATCGATGA
- a CDS encoding creatininase family protein, which produces MTRSFLWQDLTTAEFAERDFANTVAILPIAAIEQHGPHLPVHVDAAINAAILDRFAAILNDDADVLILPAMTVGKSDEHIAFPGTLAISGETLRRVWLDLAESVHRAGVRRILFFNSHGGQIALMDIACRDIRRDLGMLAVGCSWFRITAIDDLFSTAEIAHGIHGGDIETSMMLAIAPGRVAMDLAEDFVPLTVEIERSGSPLTAEGAVGFGWQAQDLHAAGVCGNAANATAAKGETVLRRAAEALVGLVSATAAFDLARLTPDTRFSQKV; this is translated from the coding sequence ATGACCCGTTCGTTTCTCTGGCAGGACCTGACGACAGCGGAATTCGCCGAGCGTGATTTTGCAAATACCGTGGCGATCCTGCCGATCGCGGCGATCGAGCAGCATGGGCCGCATCTTCCCGTCCATGTCGATGCCGCCATCAATGCGGCGATCCTCGACCGCTTCGCAGCCATTCTAAATGACGACGCCGACGTGCTGATCCTCCCGGCCATGACCGTCGGCAAATCGGACGAGCACATCGCCTTTCCCGGAACGCTCGCCATTTCCGGCGAAACGCTGCGTCGTGTCTGGCTGGATCTGGCGGAAAGCGTGCACCGCGCCGGGGTTCGCCGGATCCTTTTCTTCAATTCCCATGGTGGCCAGATCGCGCTGATGGATATCGCCTGCCGGGACATCCGCCGTGACCTCGGCATGCTGGCGGTCGGATGCTCCTGGTTCCGGATCACCGCCATCGACGACCTGTTCTCAACGGCCGAAATCGCCCACGGCATCCATGGCGGCGATATCGAGACCAGCATGATGCTGGCGATCGCGCCCGGGCGGGTCGCGATGGACCTTGCCGAAGACTTCGTGCCGCTGACGGTGGAGATCGAGCGCTCTGGCAGCCCGCTGACGGCCGAGGGCGCGGTCGGCTTCGGCTGGCAGGCGCAGGACCTGCATGCCGCCGGCGTCTGCGGCAATGCGGCCAATGCCACGGCGGCAAAGGGCGAGACCGTGCTGCGCCGCGCGGCAGAGGCCCTCGTCGGGCTCGTCTCCGCCACCGCGGCGTTCGACCTCGCGCGCCTGACGCCCGACACACGTTTTTCGCAAAAGGTGTGA
- a CDS encoding NAD(P)-binding domain-containing protein, producing MIISPITATPATLDDLEQAARADLAALGYPAPGWLAPLDGHASGAVADVIIVGGGQSGVTLAAGLKWEGLADVRVLDSAPAGLEGPWLTFARMEELRTPKTQVGNEFNVPNLSVRRWFETRYGVAAWADLPRIPRTDWKAYLDWYAGVFDITITSETQVLDVAADGDLIVVTSLCRGTVNRTLARAVVLATGFDGAGAWRVPAFVSDSLDKGRYDHTNGPVDFARLKGKRVGVLGHGASAFDNAIKALSAGAASVDLCFRRPRLPRTNPHRAIETPGMMTHYPDLSDTTRWQIARFFRKNDQPPPVRSFETAMALPGFRLRPATPWLDVRETEEAIRVTTPYGVLIFDHLLLATGMAVDLPARPELKSLSDRIALWGERYTPPDDEADERLARLPYLDAFYGFLPKHEDDAWVGRVFAFNSASFVSQGPHSTSISGHRHAVPRLVRGVLRRLLLDQEQAILPALERYASVDLPVADDFEARLAALETEAVR from the coding sequence ATGATCATCTCCCCCATCACCGCCACGCCAGCCACCCTTGATGACCTGGAACAGGCCGCGCGCGCGGATCTTGCCGCCCTCGGATATCCGGCGCCCGGCTGGCTCGCACCCCTCGACGGTCATGCGTCCGGCGCCGTTGCCGATGTCATCATCGTCGGCGGCGGCCAGTCGGGGGTGACCCTGGCAGCCGGACTGAAGTGGGAGGGCCTTGCCGACGTGCGCGTCCTCGACAGCGCACCCGCCGGTCTGGAAGGGCCATGGCTGACCTTTGCCCGGATGGAGGAACTGCGCACGCCGAAAACGCAGGTGGGCAACGAATTCAACGTGCCCAATCTCTCGGTGCGCCGCTGGTTCGAAACGCGGTACGGCGTGGCCGCCTGGGCGGATCTGCCGCGCATTCCGCGCACCGACTGGAAGGCCTATCTCGACTGGTATGCCGGCGTCTTCGATATTACGATCACCAGCGAAACGCAGGTCCTCGACGTCGCGGCGGATGGCGACCTGATCGTGGTGACCAGCCTCTGCCGGGGGACGGTCAACCGGACGCTGGCACGCGCCGTCGTGCTGGCGACCGGGTTCGACGGCGCCGGCGCCTGGCGGGTTCCGGCCTTCGTCTCCGACAGTCTGGACAAGGGCCGCTACGATCACACCAACGGGCCGGTGGATTTCGCCCGCCTGAAAGGCAAGCGCGTCGGCGTGCTCGGCCATGGCGCCTCCGCCTTCGACAATGCCATCAAGGCGCTTTCGGCCGGTGCTGCTTCCGTCGATCTGTGTTTTCGCCGTCCGCGGCTGCCGCGCACCAATCCGCACCGCGCCATCGAGACGCCGGGGATGATGACGCATTATCCCGACCTCTCCGACACGACCCGCTGGCAGATCGCCCGGTTCTTCCGCAAGAACGACCAGCCGCCACCGGTGCGCAGCTTCGAGACCGCGATGGCCCTGCCCGGCTTCCGCCTTCGTCCGGCAACGCCCTGGCTCGACGTTCGGGAAACGGAAGAGGCCATCCGCGTGACCACGCCCTATGGCGTGCTCATATTCGATCACCTGCTGCTGGCGACCGGCATGGCCGTCGATCTGCCGGCCCGGCCTGAACTGAAGAGCCTGTCTGACCGCATCGCGCTCTGGGGCGAACGCTACACGCCGCCGGACGACGAGGCGGACGAGCGCCTGGCACGCCTGCCCTATCTCGATGCCTTCTACGGCTTCCTGCCGAAGCACGAGGATGACGCCTGGGTCGGTCGCGTCTTTGCCTTCAACAGCGCGAGCTTCGTCAGCCAGGGGCCGCACTCCACCTCGATCAGTGGTCATCGCCACGCCGTTCCCCGGCTGGTGCGCGGCGTGCTGCGTCGCCTGCTTCTCGATCAGGAACAGGCGATCCTGCCGGCGCTCGAGCGTTATGCCTCGGTCGATCTCCCGGTGGCAGACGACTTCGAGGCGCGTCTGGCGGCCCTTGAAACGGAGGCGGTGCGATGA
- a CDS encoding ABC transporter permease yields MSRTVSLVLALGVGFFYLPIVVLAIFSFNASSLMAFPLSGFTLAWYADLFGNRAFLEGFLTSFLIAQPVGILGALIGLMAALALTAPGLRLRAVLVVLVILPFLVPKTVLSIAQAMLMNWVGLGRGATALIAAQTLVAVPFATTIIAAVLIRLDPRLEEAARDLGATPWQSFRRVLLPQLSGALGAAYSISVILSLADLTISMFLAGRTQPLSLVVASEFRRELKPDLNAMQVSVLVLTAVIVALTELNRRRLRRRASPMRDPE; encoded by the coding sequence ATGAGCCGGACCGTCTCCCTCGTGCTGGCGCTCGGCGTCGGCTTCTTCTACCTGCCGATCGTCGTGCTCGCGATCTTCTCGTTCAATGCCTCCAGCCTTATGGCCTTCCCGTTGAGCGGGTTCACGCTTGCCTGGTACGCGGACCTCTTCGGCAACCGGGCCTTTCTCGAAGGATTCCTGACCAGCTTCCTGATCGCGCAGCCCGTCGGCATTCTCGGCGCGCTCATCGGGCTGATGGCAGCGCTTGCCCTGACGGCACCGGGACTGCGGCTTCGCGCGGTTCTCGTCGTCCTCGTCATTCTTCCCTTTCTGGTGCCGAAGACGGTGCTCTCCATCGCGCAGGCGATGCTGATGAACTGGGTGGGGCTCGGGCGGGGCGCAACGGCGCTGATTGCGGCGCAGACGCTGGTCGCCGTTCCCTTTGCCACCACGATCATCGCCGCCGTGCTGATCCGCCTCGATCCGCGGCTGGAGGAAGCGGCGCGCGATCTCGGCGCAACACCATGGCAGAGCTTTCGTCGCGTGCTCCTGCCGCAGTTGAGCGGCGCGCTCGGGGCCGCCTACTCCATAAGCGTCATCCTCTCGCTCGCCGACCTCACGATCTCGATGTTTCTGGCGGGCCGGACGCAGCCACTGTCTCTGGTGGTCGCGTCGGAATTCCGGCGGGAGCTCAAGCCCGACCTCAACGCCATGCAGGTCTCCGTCCTCGTGTTGACAGCCGTCATCGTCGCCCTGACCGAATTGAACCGCCGCCGCCTTCGCCGCCGTGCCTCTCCCATGCGAGACCCCGAATGA
- a CDS encoding ABC transporter permease, whose protein sequence is MPFSRAHLAFPVALALGLGCVLPLGLLLVFSVFTVDMDAFEMVPDLSGHSWGQILSNPVFAFLIGKAVLSGLVTSGLAALVGYPLALAMARLPVVWKGIANIVLLTPLYTGEIVRIYAWRIVLGSEGLVNAVLKGLGLIDAPLKFLLFSPFTTHLVLLYNNLPFMVLAIWISVELVDNRLIEAARDLGARPVEAFTKVILPLTTPGLAVGLFAVFALAAGDMLTPSLLGGTSGATPMAMIDNLFGTAFDWPLASALALGLLIVLFGCATLMAGLLLRMRGARAVFAGRLP, encoded by the coding sequence ATGCCGTTTTCCCGCGCCCATCTCGCTTTTCCCGTGGCGCTCGCCCTCGGGCTCGGCTGCGTCCTGCCGCTCGGTCTGCTTCTCGTCTTCAGCGTTTTCACGGTGGACATGGACGCCTTCGAGATGGTGCCCGACCTTTCCGGCCACAGCTGGGGCCAGATCCTGTCCAATCCGGTCTTCGCCTTTCTGATCGGCAAGGCCGTCCTGTCCGGCCTCGTTACCTCAGGCCTCGCGGCACTTGTCGGCTACCCGCTGGCGCTGGCCATGGCCCGCCTGCCGGTCGTCTGGAAGGGCATCGCCAACATCGTCCTTCTCACGCCGCTCTACACCGGCGAGATCGTGCGCATCTATGCCTGGCGGATCGTGCTCGGTTCGGAAGGTCTCGTCAACGCGGTTCTCAAGGGTCTCGGCCTGATCGATGCGCCGCTGAAGTTCCTGCTGTTCTCGCCCTTCACCACGCATCTCGTGCTGCTCTACAACAACCTGCCCTTCATGGTTCTGGCGATCTGGATCTCGGTGGAGCTGGTCGATAACAGATTGATCGAGGCGGCACGCGATCTTGGCGCCCGTCCGGTCGAGGCCTTTACCAAGGTGATCCTGCCGCTGACGACGCCGGGGCTTGCCGTCGGGCTCTTCGCCGTCTTTGCGCTTGCCGCCGGCGACATGCTGACGCCGAGCCTGCTGGGCGGCACCTCCGGCGCGACCCCCATGGCAATGATCGACAACCTCTTCGGCACCGCCTTCGACTGGCCGCTCGCCTCGGCTCTCGCGCTCGGCCTTCTTATCGTGCTTTTTGGCTGCGCCACGCTGATGGCGGGGCTGCTCCTGCGCATGCGGGGTGCGCGGGCCGTCTTTGCGGGGCGCCTGCCATGA
- a CDS encoding ABC transporter ATP-binding protein, with amino-acid sequence MPEHTSVKPEAGLILSARGLVKSYGKGHAVDGVDLDIPERAFTTLLGPSGCGKTTILRMIAGFETPDAGSLVLDGRPLKGVPPERRPVNTVFQSYALFPHLTVFQNVAFSLTLRRGSGDPSARVKRALDAVHMGDFGARYPHQLSGGQQQRVAVARAIIAEPHMLLLDEPLSALDRKMRGHLQIELKDLQRRLGIAFVYVTHDQDEAFALSDIVVVMNKGRIVQEADPLTLYAQPASAFVADFIGSASLVPGKIVATSRRDMLANATLDTPLGLVQAPAIEGLQIGADATLVIRPEHLQVSAAPSALRARVQHVVFRGDRFLIEAESHGCLLRFMSDTALDPGTDIGLEHDRARAFITSAEG; translated from the coding sequence ATGCCGGAGCATACGTCCGTCAAGCCCGAAGCGGGCCTGATCCTGTCGGCCCGCGGCCTCGTAAAATCCTACGGCAAGGGCCACGCCGTCGACGGGGTCGATCTCGATATACCCGAGCGGGCCTTCACCACGCTGCTTGGGCCATCGGGCTGCGGCAAGACGACGATCCTGCGGATGATCGCCGGCTTCGAGACCCCGGATGCGGGATCGCTCGTCCTCGACGGGCGCCCTCTCAAGGGTGTGCCGCCGGAGCGCCGGCCCGTCAATACCGTTTTCCAGAGCTATGCCCTGTTCCCGCATCTGACGGTGTTTCAGAACGTCGCGTTCTCGCTCACCTTGCGGCGGGGGTCGGGCGATCCGTCCGCTCGTGTGAAACGCGCGCTCGATGCCGTTCACATGGGGGATTTCGGCGCGCGATACCCTCACCAGCTGTCCGGCGGGCAGCAGCAGCGCGTGGCCGTGGCCCGCGCCATCATCGCGGAACCGCACATGCTCCTCCTCGACGAACCCCTGTCGGCCCTCGACCGGAAGATGCGCGGCCACCTCCAGATCGAGCTGAAGGACCTGCAACGCCGGCTCGGCATCGCCTTCGTCTATGTCACGCACGATCAGGACGAGGCTTTCGCCCTGTCCGATATCGTCGTGGTCATGAACAAGGGCCGCATCGTTCAGGAGGCCGATCCGCTGACGCTCTATGCACAGCCGGCCAGCGCATTCGTCGCCGATTTCATCGGCTCGGCAAGCCTCGTCCCTGGAAAGATCGTGGCAACGAGCCGGCGCGATATGCTGGCGAATGCAACACTCGATACGCCGCTCGGCCTCGTGCAAGCGCCGGCGATCGAGGGGCTGCAGATCGGGGCGGACGCCACGCTCGTCATCCGGCCGGAACACCTGCAGGTCTCCGCCGCACCCTCGGCCCTGCGAGCCCGCGTGCAGCATGTCGTCTTCCGCGGCGACCGGTTCCTGATCGAAGCGGAAAGCCATGGCTGCCTGCTGCGCTTCATGAGCGACACGGCCCTTGATCCCGGCACCGACATCGGGCTCGAACACGACAGAGCCCGCGCCTTCATCACCAGCGCGGAGGGATGA